The following proteins are co-located in the Aquarana catesbeiana isolate 2022-GZ unplaced genomic scaffold, ASM4218655v1 unanchor233, whole genome shotgun sequence genome:
- the LOC141121848 gene encoding uncharacterized protein yields MEEWEYLEGHKDLYKDVMMDNQPPLTSPDGSSNGNPPERCPHPLYSRDSTQEGHTIPHHHQSGNLRDSKIEVKEEIKEEDDEDGAMKESESLKEHKDLYQDTMVESSSYRNPPERCPRPLYSRDSTQEDHTIPHHHQSGNLGGDNIDVKEEYKEEDEEYGVMELFSNGHKDMMEPINTRNPPERCPRPLYSRDSTQEDHTIPHHHQSGNLRDSKIEVKEEIKEEDDEDGVMEESEFLKEHNNLYQDTMVESSSYRNPPERCPHPLYSRDSTQEDHTIPPCYKSGDPVDIEFEMKEERYVRDDQQEDGLTGTFIEEDTPTEISTDGREKRKTSEDCLTLSPDCKVEGEDITQYSPGENPTTPNVHPAPHSVDGPSYSSYPVEPQTVRDGAVLPTDKRFSCTECGKCFQFKSSLNRHKRSHTGEKPYSCPECGKCFSQKSSLFTHQRSHTGLKPYSCPECGKCFSVKSHLDTHHRSHTGEKPLSCSECGKCFSQISSLYTHQRSHTGQKPYCCPDCGKCFSQKSSLYTHQRSHTGEKPYSCPECGKCFSQKSSLYTHQRSHTGEKPYSCPECGKCFSQKSGLYTHQRSHTGQNPNFCPECGKYFSQISNLYIHQRSHTGQNPYSCPECGKCFSHKSYLYKHQRSHTGEKPYSCPECGKCFSVKSSLSTHQRSHTGEKPYSCPECGKCFSKKSNLYTHQRSHTGEKPYSCPECRKCFSQKSTLSKHQRSHTREKPYSCPE; encoded by the exons atggaggagtgggagtatttagaaggacacaaggatctctacaaggacgtcatgatggacaatcagccgcccctcacatcaccgg atggatccagtaatgggaacccaccagagagatgtcctcatcctctgtattcccgggattccacacaggaaggtcacaccatccctcaccatcatcag agtggaaacctgagagattcgaaaattgaagttaaagaagagataaaagaggaggatgatgaggatggggcgATGAAGGAGTCAGagtctctaaaagaacacaaagatctgtaccaggacaccatggtggagtcatccagctacagaaacccaccagagagatgtccccgtcctctgtattcccgggattccacacaggaagatcacaccatccctcaccatcatcag agtggaaaccttgggggtgataatattgatgttaaagaagagtataaagaggaggatgaggagtatggagtgatggagttGTTTTCAAatggacacaaggatatgatggagccaatcaataccaggaacccaccagagagatgtccccgtcctctgtattcccgggattccacacaggaagatcacaccatccctcaccatcatcag agtggaaacctgagagattctaaaattgaagttaaagaagagataaaagaggaggatgatgaggatggggtgatggaggagtcagagtttctaaaagaacacaacaATCTGTACCaagacaccatggtggagtcatccagctacagaaaccccccagagagatgtccccatcctctctattcccgggattccacacaggaagatcacaccatccctccctgTTACAAG agtggagatccagtcgatatagaatttgaaatgaaagaagagaggtatgtgagggatgatcagcaggaGGATGGattaacggggacatttatagaggaggacactcctacagagatcagcacag ATGGACGAGAaaagaggaaaacctcagaggattgtctcactttgtctccagactgtaaagtagaaggtgaggacatcacacagtatagtccaggagaaaacccgactaccccaaatgtccatccggcaccacacagtgtagatggaccatcgtattcctcttatcctgtggaacctcagactgtgagggacggtgccgtccttccaacagataagaggttttcctgtactgagtgtgggaagtgtttccaaTTTAAATCCAGTCTTAAtaggcataaaagatctcacacaggtgagaagccgtattcttgtcctgagtgcgggaaatgtttttcacagaagtccagtcttttcacacatcagagatctcacacgggactgaagccatattcctgtcctgagtgcgggaaatgtttttcagtgaagtcccatcttGACACACATcacagatctcacacgggggaaaagccactttcctgttctgagtgcgggaaatgtttttcacagatatccagtctttacacacatcagagatctcacacggggcagaagccgtattgctgtcctgattgtgggaaatgtttttcacaaaagtccagtctttatacacatcagagatctcacacaggagagaagccatattcctgtcctgagtgtgggaaatgtttttcccagaagtccagtctttatacacatcagagatctcacacaggagagaaaccatattcctgtcctgagtgtgggaaatgtttttcacagaagtctggtctttacacacatcagagatctcacacggggcagaatcctaatttctgtcctgagtgtgggaaatatttttcacagatatccaatctttacatacatcagagatcccacacgggGCAGaatccgtattcctgtcctgagtgtgggaaatgtttttcacacaagtcctatctttacaaacatcagagatctcacacaggagaaaagccgtattcttgtcctgagtgtggaaaatgtttttcagtgaagtccagtctttccacacatcagagatctcacacgggggagaagccgtattcctgtcctgagtgtggaaaatgtttttcaaagaagtccaatctttacacacatcaaagatctcacacaggggagaagccgtattcctgtcctgagtgcaggaaatgtttttcacagaagtccactctttccaaacatcagagatctcacacgagggagaagccctattcctgtcctgagtga